CCGACAACGAAAGACAGTTCGCCCCTGGGAGCTTAGAGAATGGTGTGAAGGTTATGACATCCAACAAGCCTTCACCTCGGTGGCCTACCCTCAGGGCAATGGGCAAGCCGAAGTCACCAATTGGGAGATCCTCAGAGTCTTACACGCTTGGCTCGACTACATGGGAGgtagctgggtcgacgagctccctaGTGTGCTATGGGCTCTCCGTATGACTCCAAAGGAGGCGACTGACGTAACCCCATTCCAGTTGGTGTACGACAGTGAAGCAATTGTCTCCGTGGAGGTCAGAATAGAATCTGATTGGGTGCAGCTCTATGATGAAGGGAACGTCGAACAGAGGTTGATGGAGCTTGACTTGGTGGACGAAACGCGGGCAAAAGAAGCAATTCGGCTAACGACGTACCGGTAGcaaatgaaacagaactacaatcgGCGAGTGAtcctgaggtccttccaggtcggcaatctcatctggaagaaagtaaagttggTCGGTGACGTCACCAAGCTTGAGGCACCATGGGCAGGACCATTCAAGGTTGTGTAGAAGCTCCGTTCAGGTGCCTACTATCTGGAGGACGAAGAGGGAAGGCAGCTCGAGAGGTCATGGAGCGTGAACCACCTTTAACCCTATAGGGCTGGATGAGAGGTTCGCGAGTGAATACTATATACTGTATTTCTTGTATGTCTCTCGAGCATAGGACAAAAGTTGAATGAAAAAGCAAAGGCCTCTTGGAAGTACATCCCTCTCAAATCGTTGAGCAGCAatgttaaacccttgtctccatcgacggtcaaggggcgaccttaaacctgagaTCAcaacaatggtcgagcggcgaccttaaacctgagtctacctcaaatcgttgagcggcgatgttaaacatGGGTCCACATCAAATCATCAAGCAACGATGTTAAACGTGAGTCTACATCAAATTattgagcgacgacgttaaacccttgtctccaccagCGGTCGAgagacgaccttaaacccgagtctatgACAAACCATTGAGTGATGACGTTAAACACGAGTCCACATCaaattgtcgagcggcgacgttaaactcttatctccatgagtggtcgagcgacgaccttaaatgcgtgtctccatcaatggtcaagcggcgaccttaaactcgagtcttcatATATTCTTCAACAACGGTCGAGCAACGACCGAAAACCTGGGCCTTcatcaatagtcgagcggcgactataaacccttgagtcagagactcccatGCCGATCGATCAAGTTTGAGTTGTATTTGAGCCACAGGCTCAGCGTTAGAAACTCTCATGTTGACCGGTCGGGGTCGAGCGATATTTACTAGTCACGGACCtgcttatcagagcatctatctctCCCATTCGGGGTTGAGAGATTTTCACTCGTATGGGACCAGCTCATCGGATTCCAAcctcccccgtttggggtcgagtggtcttcctTGGTCTTAAACCAACGCACGGGATTCCTtgtctcccccgttcagggtcgagtaGTCTTTGAAAGCTCAGTGAACGGGCAAGTGTCGATGAATAGCCGACCGTGAACCCGGGCTACTCACAAGCTCTAAGTCTTCAGATTTAGCGATCATTTGACACTATTCTTTTAAATACTCCCAGGGTCGAGCGGGAGATCACAGAATCATGGACTCTGAGTACTACAGGGGTCGATCGGTTGATAGAATAATCGTAAATGAGGCCACGAACTTTTGT
The genomic region above belongs to Zingiber officinale cultivar Zhangliang chromosome 11A, Zo_v1.1, whole genome shotgun sequence and contains:
- the LOC122031200 gene encoding uncharacterized protein LOC122031200, producing the protein MDIVGPFSMAIVQNLTLTHIRQRKTVRPWELREWCEGYDIQQAFTSVAYPQGNGQAEVTNWEILRVLHAWLDYMGGSWVDELPSVLWALRMTPKEATDVTPFQLVYDSEAIVSVEVRIESDWVQLYDEGNVEQRLMELDLVDETRAKEAIRLTTYR